The Tripterygium wilfordii isolate XIE 37 chromosome 1, ASM1340144v1, whole genome shotgun sequence sequence TTGCTTTATTACATATTAATTTAATCTGGATCTCATTCTAGATCCAGATCATTAGCACAAGTAATCTATAGGTATGTGTGTATTTGTTCTGTGTTTGCTCTCAATTGGTTTTCTGTTAGAATGCCCACATTGAGACGTGGGATCATTGAGgtcccaactttttttttttcatgacagGAATAAAGCGGTATGCCTCTTGCAAGAATTCAATTGTTTTTTGAAGATTGTATGACTTTCCTTTTTAGGCAAGTTTATCGACAAGGATTTAGAGATCCTAGACTTTCAGTGCTTTCTTGACTCTTGAGTGCTTATTGTATGCTAACTTCGCACTATAGTTGTgcctctgttttttttcctctccttttcttttcttcttgattttttattattattttaatagaaAAATTATGCGACCAAAAAAATGGGATTTGACAGTTTTCGTTTTCTACTTCTGTACGCTAGCAAAGCAACCCAAAGTGTTGGTCTTTTATCCTATACTTTTTTGCGGAAAACTGGACAGGATGATGTTATAGTTCCCATGGTAAATCTTTGTACCCTTAAGTTTTACTTTTCCTTTGTTTTAACTTCAGTGTTAGGTATTGATTTTTCCTTTCATGCATTGCagattgattttgatgtttctGGCCAGTTGGCAGAACCAATAATTTATGGCTCACAGGATGACTGGTACTCTAATTTGAAAACTATCCTTGAATGGTCTCCATTTGCATCGAAAGAGCAGCTTATGCAGCaggtcccccccccccctcattttttttcccatcaTGCTCATTCATATTTTGACCAGTGCTTGGAAGTGTGCGTATTAGAACTATATTGCCCAGCACAATCATGTACTTTGTCACCGTGTTAAAAAATTTTCCCGCTGTCAGCAACATGAAAAGATCTATACAGGTCCATAACACCTTTTCTCAGAAATTAAGTTGTGTCGTTATGTCGAAATTTCTTGTGACATCTAAAATCTGGCGAGTCAGTTACCAGAAGCGGGTTATGTTGCTTTGGGAAGGGTACTTAAGGAATGATACTCATGCTTTTGATCTGTTGAGCTTAAAAAACGATTTTTGACCTTTTTAGTGTAAACCTAAAGGATGTTGGAGTGATTATTATTTGATTTAGATGGATATAACAATCACATACTTGAAATGAGAGAGGAAATCTTTGACGGGAAGCTATATTCTGCATCTATTTTACGTTTTCAAAAAAGAATTAGAATTGTGAAGGATGTTCCGGCAAAAGGTTCTGGTCTGATACCGACAACATGGTTTCTGTACCTTCTATATttctattaaatattttaaagaatCATTAAAGATTTCTATTACACAGGTTGTTGTCTTTGTGCTGTttctcatgagtcatgactgGTTTGTTCTTCCTTGCCAGTTTGAGGATATTGGACGTCATGGTACTAAAATTATTATATACAACTTGTGGCTGAATGACGAAGGCATATATGAattgagttttgatgatgatgatgaggtatGTTACTTTTTTGCAGCTGTCTATGAAAACTTTTGCCAGACTTTTGACATGGACATGTTGTTAGGTTTATCTATTGAGAAGTATTGCTCGAGTGTTGTAGAAAGAATTTAGTAACTTGTGAattgagttttgatgatgatgaggccGATTGCTTTTTTACAGTGAtccattaaaaatttaaaacttaTGCCAGATTTTGACATGGGAATATTATTTGCTATTTATATTGAGAAGTAATGGCTTGGGCGGTAAGAAGAATTGATAAAATTTGCTTAAGGATGTTGTATAAAGAGATTAGAGAGACCAAAAAGACATAGATGAGAGTAATAAAAAAGATATGGGTTCTACAGGATTAGTAGGGACGGTAGCTCGACATAggaatgaatatcaaaatatagAAAATATATTGAATCCTAATCATTtaatggattcatgtagccgacccctAAACTGTTTGGATAAaggatttgatgatgatgttgatgaatgtcttgagtATTCTGGTTTTATATAAACCTTATGGCAACCTTCAGTCAATCTTATCTTTTTGCACCATTATGAGactatcattatcattatcattatcaaaGCCTTTGCCGAAACAATTTGAAATTGTTAATTGATGTGCTATTATAAAATGTCGTACACACAAATTTTATGTTCTTCTGTACTCTATTAGCCTCTTGATTCGTTAGTTGATGAACCCAGGTTTCTAAACTGGTGTTAGCAAATCAAAATGGGAAATGTAGTTGGATATGACTACGTTGTGAGACTGCAACTTGTAAACTGACAAATTATCTATAGTTCAGTAGACTTAGTAGAATTTGAGTGACAAAAGGCTTCCATAGTTccattattcttttcttttctttcttttttccttttcttgttttttaagaCATGTATGCTACATTGCTACATGTTTTTACCCCACGTGTTATCGATTTGGTTGAAACTAGGCCTTGTCCTTCCCCTTGTCACTGCTCTCAAGTATAGAGATTATGGTTTATTCTGTATTTCTTGAAATTATGGGATCACAGATCATGTATCTGTAATGTGTTCTCTTCCCATTGTAGTATAAGCTTTCTTTAAAAGAACTGGTCCCCTTTGCTCTTCCATAGGATATACGGCTGAGAGATGAAGCTAATGGTGgaggtttaaaaaaattacacaaaagagTTGTTGAACTCCAATCACATATTTCTTACCGACTGCGATTTTCTTTGAGAGTAAGACTTTTCCTCTGTGTCCtctaaaatttaaatttgatattatattgtTCATTATAAGTGCTCAACTCCAATGAAATTTTTAACTGTCTGCACTTTTGCTTAGGCTTATGCTTCTATTTTGTACCTGAGAAAGTTCATAAACTTCAGCATTATATTAAGGGGCAAGCCTGTGCAGCAGTTAATGATTGCAGATGAGTTGAAATATTCAAAAGTTTCAAGTTATAAGCCTAATCTAGCTGCGTCGTCGAAAGAGGTAAGTTTGTTGATGAAGCAAAAGAACATTAATGtgttaaatttattttcttttaccgCTGTTATAATTTGTCGTTGGCTTGAGAGAATAATAagtttccattttttttctAACTTGTCCCATTCTATACACCAGTGTAAGCATGTGCGTGTGCTCATGTGTAATGTGCCAGGTGCTGGCAAATACACAGTTTGTTATTTATGTGAAAATTGGTGAACATATTCCTCATCTTGCAGATCATTTTTCATCATGAATTTGCTTTCCACCTTTTTTTAATCTCCTAAGAAGCTGAAGGGAAAACATCGCCCTTGGTGTTAGATGTCCCAtcttatggattgatgataacATTTTCTGCTTGCGTGTCTACGCATATTGGTTTTCATGCATTCCTGTCTGCTATTGGGTTATCCTTTTGTTATCAAAAATTTGAGGCAAGTGTCATTGAAGCAGTTGTTCCACCAATCATTAGTCAGAACTTCTCTGTGCTATTACTTTTGTTCTGGAAATTCTCTTATGACATGCGCTGGTGGATGCTAATAAGGATTGCAATTAGAGTCAGGCTGCCTGTCAAATTGCTTTTGACATATATGAAACTATAAAAATCAGGTCCATTTTTTCTTGTCTTAGGCTGCTGTGGAAACAACTATTGGTTTTATAAAGGAAGCACCTGCTCTTTCAGTTTCTGGATTCAATGTGTACAATAAAAATCGTCTGATCAGGGTATGTCtcgttattttattttttttcatattttgacaTGTTAATCAAAATGATATTCTCGTGCCTTTGTCTCATTAAGATTAAGGTACTCAAATCTGGTGAATCTTTCTGATGAGATAATTAAACCCAAGTATTTGGTTATGGTGACAAATGTCAAcacttcaatgtggaccttttttgatatttttgttgtaGAAGAGTATAATAAGAGAGTAGTTTATTGATGTAATCAGTCGTTCTATTTTGCAGCCTTTCTGGAAAGTCACAGCTGAGGGTTCCTCCAAAGGGCATGGGGTTGTAGGTATTATTCTTCTCTCTGAATATAGGAGTTCAACACTTTCCTCAAGTTTTTAGGATTTTCACTGCTTTCTTGGATTTTGTCTAGGAGTTCTTGAGGCAAATTTTATAGAACCGGCACATGATAAGCAGGATTTTGAGAGGTCGTCACAGTTTATTCGGCTGGAAGCTAGGCTGAAGCAAATTCTGAGCGATTACTGGTTtgcttcactttttgtgcactgCATGCAAAATCTTGACTAATTTCATTAAGAACTTTATTTTGGGGCCATATAAAGGTTGTTTCTGCACTATAGTGACATTTTCTAGACAATCATAGGTGCAAATGAGGCCACAAGTTGAGAATTGCTTGGATTTGTTCTGTCTAATTGGATGTTGGAATGCCTCCTCTCACCATTTTGCTTTAGTattattctttgttttcaaaataAGCTTTTGAAGCAGTGTAGTCAACATATTCGTTTCTGTTTGGCTGTCACCGAGTAGATATATATTGTGTTGGCTTTCTCGCACTACGCATGCTGCTTGTGCCGTGActtttctgcattttttcaCTTGCTTTGCTGAGGTTTTGGTTGATGTATACATGGGGAAAAACACACGGAAGAAGTGGCTACTGAGAATAATTATTCCACGGCAGTTGTGTTAGGACTGTTACAAGTAGTCCACTTGATGAGACGAGCTTATATAGAGAGCGTAAGCTAAGCAATATATTTGGGCAATTTGGGGTGCCTTTTAAAAACCCAACCAACATtcatcttttgttctttttctacCCTGCGGAGGAGAATAGGTCAATATCATCCTGTTTGGGAAGAGTAATGACAGATAGTGGGAGATAGATCACATACATAtgatgtatttatataaaaacaGTCGTTAGAGTGATGAATTTGGACATTATTTTGACTATGCATAATTATCTTGAACAACACAGGAAAAACCATTGCCACTTAATAGGACTTCTTCCGCCTAGCTTCCGTGCACAAAACATGCAAAAGGAACTCCCTAGGCGATCTGGTGGCAAGAACAATTTACAGAAAGATTTTCCTGTTGAACCAACAATTGTTGATCTTGAGAAGGTAAGTGATATCGTAAAAATCCTTTTCATTTTGCATGCTGGTCTCATTTATTCCATTTTTTCATGATGTCCCATAAAATGTCTAGGTGTACTTCAGCTATTTAGCTCATTCAACATTGTGTTTCCATTTGTGCTGGCATAGGGGCGCTCGACTAGGGTTTTCATACTATAAAAAATGTCTCTACCACTTTCTATTCATCAATGGCCATTTGGAAAAAGAATTGAGTAgaatacaacaaaaagaaaagaactttGGTGTTAATTGACTAGCAACTTTGAGAAGTAAAAAGAGCTCCCATTTAAATGCTTTGCCACAGCTTTCCTACTGCTTATTCAAGCCTCTGGGTGGTTGCAAGAGGACAAGAGATAATTTTTGTTGCATTTAAATTTTGAGTATTATCCTTGTTACCTAATATATGAGGAGTTTCATGACTTCAGTGGTTGTACTATAAGTGCTGTATGCATGAAGATCAACCACTGTTTCATGTTGAATGGCGAGAATCTTGGAGCAACATTTTCCAGGATAATAGTGGACCTATAGGGAGAATTACCGAATGAGCCtttaccattcaaaaaaagagaaagagagaaaaaggagagaatTAGTGAATGAGCCCTTGATGATGGATGCAGATGGCACTCCTTTGGATGATAGCTTTGCTGCTGCTGCCGCTgctgatgttgatgatgaaatatcttcttttttattgCACCCAcagctcatttagcctttgtcATCCTAAGGTCAAGACACCATTTATCAAGGTTAAGACACTTAACTGTCGTGCAGATTTTAGTTTACGCTTACTAGCTTTGGCCATCAACTTGCAAAGCAAACACCTATTTGAGCCGTCACTTGAGGGCAAATGGCCCAGCTATAGGATCTTATTAATTAGTGGTGTAAGCATCTTTCATGTATTCCTATTGCTTAAACCTAGTATTAAAGGAAGACCTGAAAAAGGAGTGATCAatatgatgaattgatgatgatgagacgGGAGACAGTAGACAGTGACTTGGACCTTCAACCCAGCCTGATTGTGACTGCATATCTAAATAAGAGGTGGCTTTAATCGATTATAGATTCCCATATGTATTTGCAGGTGTAACTAGTGGTAGTGACTTCAGCCATTATGCTGCTCTTTTGGGATATATTTCCCTCAGATGCTTCTGCAGTCTAATTTGAATGTAATGATGTTACATAGCATCATTGAATAGCCTCCGATGATGCATAGAAGGAAACAGATGAGTGTGTTATGGGTGGGAGACACCAGGGGTGACGGGGAGGAAGAGAAGTGGAGAATAGGGATTATTTTCAACAGTTGAGCCTGCTCAATTCAATAAAGTCTTACTCAAATGATTATTTCAGTGTATAATTATGGTTGACTGCGAATAATCTATTTGAACTCCCCTGTTCTCTTTTCTTCATATGAGTTCTTATTTTCTATGTATTTTGTGCTAATAGATTATCAATTATACATCTCTGCTTCTTTCTATGTTGACCTTATTCCTTTTACAGTGTGATGAAAGCAAAAAAAGTTTTTTATTGGAGATTGATGATGTCATGCCTCTTACTTCAGGAAACCCATAATGAAGTTGTATCTGAAGATGGTCCGGCATCGGTATCAGTTGATCAGATATGTGAAGAGAATATACAACTTTTCTTGAGGTATATGGTTATAAAATCAGCATCATCTCCAGTCCTTGGGAAAAGGAGTCTGGTCTTGGTTAACATTGTATTAATTATGTCGTCTTGCAAATCATGTCATATTGAGAATTCTCACATACAAGGGCCTATTCGGAGGCCATGATTACAATTGGATATCATAGGAAGCGGTTAGCACATGCATAGGAAATGGATGACACAAGACAGATAAATGCCAGTGCATAGTGCCATGCAGTAAAAATTACTGGTAAAATAGATAGGATCGAAGGAATGTAAAGGAGTCTGGTCTGGGTTTAATATCTTGAACCGTCACATAAAGTGCCTCACATCTATTTTGGAGGCCATGATTTAGTGTAGGAAGTGGGTGGCATATGCACAGGAAATGGATGACACAAtagacttaccaaaaaaaaaagaaatggctGACACAATGGACAGATAAGGATTTTTGCTAGGaagtttttctttaaattttccaTTGATTCCGAACACACTCACCTTAAGTTATGGATAGTACAAAAGTTGCCATCCTTATGCCTAGTATGGTCTCCAAAAGGGCTCTAAATATTACCAGGAATATAAAATAAAGTTAATATCGTGTTTGATATGCATATCAAAATTTAGGACCTTGTAGTATTGAAAGTTATACAGGTGTTGTATCTTAAAAGGTGAACCTTGGTGTAGTTGTTTGTTGCTTCATTTTTACGTTGGTGTCACCGTTGAGGGATTATTGTTTAGGAGGATTGATGATCAATGGATCATATATAGTTGGCACTTTGCCATATATCCTTCATGAGCGTGCTATATGGAGGAGTGCTGGTAAAGACGACGTACAATTTTGTTAATCCAGGCTTCTTATTGTTCTCTTTCCAGTTGCAAAAATTTGTTTGAATGAACTAGCGGATGATCACTTAAGGTTTGGTTTCTTACTTGAATATTTGGCGAGTGCATATTAAACATGTGAAGACATTTGTACAGGTGTGAGGAGTTCATGAAGAAGGAAACCGAAATGAAAGAGGAGGTAGCGTACTTTTGGAATTCATTTACTGCCTTTATCTTTTTTCAGtacattaatattaatatagtTGTTAATATTGCTTCGGTTCTTGGCATGGAGCAGATTGTGAAACTAGAAAAAGAGTTGGAAGCGGCTAAGAGGAAGCGAGCGCAACTTTCTTCAATTGTGGATACCAGCAGGAAGCAAAATATTGCAAAACGATTGGAAAAGGTTTCGTAAAATTAGACCCTGAATCATTCAGTGGTACTAGAATGGCGGACTGATGATCCTTCATACAGAATTGGATGTTCTGTGGGAGGGAGAAATTCTGTACGGGTTTATTTTAACCTTGAGTTGCTAGGACAATTCTTGTACAGCCCAATCTCCTTTGGCTGTGTATATATGTAACTAGAATTGACCCTGTTAGTATCTGTGTACTTTGTTTGTTTAAGccttaatttatattttgcatCTTTGAACTTCGATTTGG is a genomic window containing:
- the LOC119999272 gene encoding protein MICRORCHIDIA 2-like; protein product: MPPKTEKVVVDVVDIVSSDDEECVALATGTNNPTSPIRRVTSQSISLAPPQQQLNSGDIARPLVQTDQNLESRSFWKAGNYALSRTARSAPASGQLEHARVHPKFLHSNATSHKWAFGAIAELLDNAVDEIHNGATFVKVDKFDIIKDHAPALIFQDDGGGMDPEGMRKCMSLGYSSKKSNTTIGQYGNGFKTSTMRLGSDVIVFSRATHESKATQSVGLLSYTFLRKTGQDDVIVPMIDFDVSGQLAEPIIYGSQDDWYSNLKTILEWSPFASKEQLMQQFEDIGRHGTKIIIYNLWLNDEGIYELSFDDDDEDIRLRDEANGGGLKKLHKRVVELQSHISYRLRFSLRAYASILYLRKFINFSIILRGKPVQQLMIADELKYSKVSSYKPNLAASSKEAAVETTIGFIKEAPALSVSGFNVYNKNRLIRPFWKVTAEGSSKGHGVVGVLEANFIEPAHDKQDFERSSQFIRLEARLKQILSDYWKNHCHLIGLLPPSFRAQNMQKELPRRSGGKNNLQKDFPVEPTIVDLEKETHNEVVSEDGPASVSVDQICEENIQLFLRCEEFMKKETEMKEEIVKLEKELEAAKRKRAQLSSIVDTSRKQNIAKRLEKVS